In Elaeis guineensis isolate ETL-2024a chromosome 1, EG11, whole genome shotgun sequence, a genomic segment contains:
- the LOC105032891 gene encoding disease resistance protein RPM1-like: protein MAEWVLSSVRRAAIDGVFDDILTNLKMVCEAWGGEESKFRIKDIIEYLQDADYKREMCSDEIKKKEIDEWAERARKLIYRLEAQIDMSMLPTSQDPVEMTCCCRCLLDLWCRWNAPRWELAKLAKEVEEVHQSKPRDEVMPTAVEIKPINVFARLVLPWYNLKGMWDVLIDRGKLPEINGGGRQLIFIVGPAGIGKTTLARLFYYGCTSLSSFDRHSWVVISMSSEKVVLRSVLTGFYMSGSKDCPSEIDNMDEENLRDEIRSYCRDKNYLLVLDDVVDEKAWEWLRDALPEETECTGMIIFTTRKEELPQAINDESKEIVRLEGLSDEDSRILFWTLAIPAGFLCPPELQEIEKDILEECKGNPFSIRAMAGILSTKQATPEAWKLVLKDLDANIVKCKNAGTEGDATDPFVLSAYADLPPNLKSCFLYCSMFPENSFIPRKRLIRLWIAEGYVQEIPGKTEEEAAEHQLQQLISRDMLQMVNVSLNGEVMSCGVLQLVRKVALAICDRQNFGSFAPATGGSPSNNQAAPAKQHKNRHRRRTTPSHHRVLSVEVDGDAEQITKALTRSFHLRSLLVYGTGKLRRLFRRHQFPNPTNLKIWPYKLLRVLELRGVQIEFLPEQLRYLALLRYLGLRRTGVKRLPKSLGSLRYLETLDIRDTYVVEVSDVHRLQRMRHLHLASSFRGRSVNVRRGLSCLIDLQTLAGVTCTPKLPRELRRLIQLRKLSVSNVNRNSSEQLCSSISKMMLLGSLTIKCDRGETLDLSSLCSPSNEACAPLQRLGKLKLGGPMDKLLDLVASLESITYLNLWDSRLKEDPMEALKFLPNLRLLSLYNAYDGRHLRCSAAGFPRLWKLSVLSLTELEVWEIESGAMPWLRQLFVGYCPKLMEPPEGLGNMRFLHTVQVADMPERFADMVPRKRQHFPIEVAQIPKYQRA from the coding sequence ATGGCGGAATGGGTTCTTTCTTCCGTTAGGAGAGCGGCAATTGATGGGgtttttgatgatattttgaccAATTTGAAGATGGTGTGCGAAGCatggggaggagaagaaagcAAATTTAGGATCAAAGACATAATAGAGTACCTACAGGATGCAGATTACAAAAGAGAGATGTGCAGCGATGAGATTAAGAAAAAGGAGATCGATGAATGGGCGGAACGTGCCCGAAAACTTATATATCGACTGGAAGCGCAGATCGACATGTCCATGCTGCCAACTTCACAGGATCCGGTTGAAATGACCTGCTGCTGCAGATGCCTTCTAGACCTCTGGTGCAGATGGAATGCGCCACGGTGGGAACTCGCAAAGCTTGCAAAAGAGGTTGAAGAGGTTCACCAGAGCAAGCCTAGAGATGAGGTTATGCCCACTGCGGTGGAGATCAAGCCTATCAACGTTTTTGCTAGGCTCGTCCTTCCGTGGTACAATTTGAAAGGAATGTGGGACGTTCTAATTGATCGTGGCAAATTGCCGGAGATCAACGGCGGAGGGCGCCAGCTAATCTTCATTGTGGGGCCAGCGGGCATCGGGAAAACCACTCTTGCGCGGTTGTTCTATTACGGATGCACGAGTCTGAGTTCTTTCGACCGTCACTCTTGGGTGGTGATATCCATGTCCAGTGAAAAGGTCGTTCTAAGAAGCGTGCTGACCGGATTCTACATGTCTGGCTCGAAGGATTGTCCGAGCGAGATCGATAACATGGACGAAGAGAATCTGAGAGACGAAATCAGAAGTTACTGTCGGGACAAAAATTACTTGCTTGTTTTGGATGATGTGGTCGACGAGAAGGCCTGGGAATGGTTAAGGGATGCCCTGCCAGAAGAAACTGAATGCACAGGGATGATAATCTTCACTACTCGGAAAGAAGAGTTACCCCAAGCAATCAACGATGAATCCAAGGAGATCGTCCGACTCGAGGGACTCTCCGATGAGGACTCTCGCATTCTATTTTGGACGTTGGCGATCCCTGCAGGcttcctctgtcctccagaactTCAAGAAATAGAGAAAGATATACTGGAAGAATGCAAGGGCAACCCCTTTTCTATAAGGGCTATGGCGGGAATATTGAGTACCAAGCAAGCAACACCAGAGGCATGGAAACTTGTCCTCAAAGATCTTGATGCCAATATTGTCAAGTGTAAAAATGCTGGCACAGAGGGTGACGCTACAGATCCATTTGTGCTATCAGCTTATGCTGATCTACCCCCGAATCTCAAGTCTTGCTTCCTGTATTGCAGCATGTTCCCGGAGAACTCTTTCATCCCCCGGAAGAGGCTTATTCGCCTTTGGATAGCAGAAGGCTATGTGCAAGAAATTCCGGGCAAGACGGAGGAGGAAGCCGCCGAGCATCAGCTGCAACAGCTCATCAGCAGGGACATGCTCCAGATGGTGAACGTTAGTCTGAACGGCGAGGTTATGTCATGTGGTGTCCTTCAGCTTGTCCGAAAGGTCGCACTTGCCATCTGTGACAGACAAAACTTCGGTAGCTTTGCTCCTGCAACGGGAGGAAGCCCTTCAAACAACCAAGCTGCTCCAGCCAAACAGCATAAGAATCGCCACCGCCGAAGAACAACTCCATCGCACCATCGTGTTCTCTCTGTGGAGGTGGACGGTGATGCTGAACAAATAACCAAAGCGCTGACTCGATCCTTCCACCTTCGCTCTCTTTTGGTCTATGGGACCGGTAAGCTTCGAAGGCTATTCAGGCGGCACCAGTTTCCAAACCCCACAAACTTGAAAATCTGGCCATACAAGCTGCTACGAGTCTTGGAGCTTCGGGGCGTCCAGATCGAGTTCTTGCCGGAGCAACTGCGATATCTTGCTCTGTTGAGATACTTGGGATTGAGGCGGACGGGTGTGAAGAGGCTTCCCAAATCCTTGGGAAGCCTACGTTATCTGGAGACCTTGGACATCAGAGACACATATGTTGTGGAAGTGTCTGATGTGCACAGGTTGCAAAGGATGAGACATCTCCATCTCGCAAGTTCATTTAGGGGCCGGTCGGTGAATGTTCGCAGAGGCCTGAGTTGCTTGATTGATCTCCAGACGCTGGCAGGCGTCACATGTACACCCAAACTCCCCCGAGAGCTGAGACGTTTGATCCAACTACGAAAATTGTCGGTTAGCAATGTCAATAGGAATTCGTCGGAGCAGCTCTGTTCGTCCATCAGCAAGATGATGCTCCTGGGGTCACTAACTATCAAATGCGACCGTGGCGAGACGTTGGATCTGAGCTCTCTGTGCTCTCCGTCCAACGAAGCGTGCGCGCCTCTCCAACGTCTTGGCAAGCTGAAACTTGGAGGTCCCATGGACAAGTTGCTTGATTTGGTGGCCAGCCTTGAGTCCATCACCTATCTGAACCTCTGGGACAGTAGGCTGAAGGAAGACCCAATGGAAGCCCTCAAATTTCTGCCCAATCTCAGACTCCTTTCTCTGTACAATGCCTACGACGGGCGGCATTTAAGATGCAGTGCCGCAGGTTTTCCAAGACTCTGGAAGCTATCCGTCCTATCTTTGACGGAATTGGAGGTGTGGGAAATCGAGAGCGGTGCCATGCCGTGGCTACGGCAGTTATTTGTGGGTTACTGTCCCAAATTGATGGAGCCGCCGGAGGGGCTGGGGAACATGCGTTTCCTGCACACGGTACAGGTTGCTGACATGCCCGAGAGATTCGCGGACATGGTTCCGAGAAAACGCCAGCATTTCCCCATCGAGGTCGCGCAAATCCCCAAGTATCAGAGAGCTTGA